TATAAAAATAGATTTTATCCCGACGACATAATGCCGAGGAGTTCATGTATTTGGGTGTTAAAGACGTAAAACCTCTTCAAGATTACAAATTGTTACTTACCTTCGAGAATGATGAAGTACGTTATTTTGATATGTATCCCTATCTTGATTTAGGAATTTTCTCGGAGTTGCGGGATATCGCAAAATTCAATGCGGTATCGGTTAAATTTGATACTATAGAATGGTCCAACGGGGCAGACTTAGATCCTGAAGTTCTTTATAGCGAAAGTTCTGTTGAGGCCCCCCCATTTACCTACGACCAACTTTAGCTATTGGTAAAGCTTTGTTGAAATTCAAAATGACTTGATTTATACTGACTTTATAATTATAATATAATTATTATATCTTTTGAATGGGATGAGACAAAAAATGCGATTAATATTCAAAAGCATGGCGTCTCATTTGAAGAAGCACAATCCGTGTTTTATGATGAAAATGCTGTTGAGTTTTTTGATGAATCGCACTCTGATTTAGAAGATAGATTCATCATGTTGGGATTTAGTAGCCACTTACGATTATTAGTTGTTTGTCACTGTATACGAAAGAAAGAATCCATAATCCGAATTATTTCAGCTCGTAAAGCTACTACTAACGAATCAAAATACTATGGAGGGTGATATTATGAGAGACGAATATGATTTTTCTAAAATGAAATCTCGTAAAAATCCATATGCGAAAAAGATCAAGAAGCAAATTACCATAAGGCTTGCAGTAGAGACTATAGATTATTTTAAGGGCTTAGCGGAAGAATCGGGCTTACCATATCAAACCCTTATAGATTTATATTTAGATGATTGCGCTAGAAATAACAAGAAAATGGAAGTTAAATGGAACTAAGAGGCATTTTCGACTTCCGATAGCAGAGGAAAGCGGCGGTATGAAGAACGAGGTTAAATACGAAAAGGCTCCGGAAGACATACGAGAAGAATTGTTAGTGGCTAAAGAGGTGGAAGATGTACTCCCCCCTCCAGAGTTGTTAATACCAAGAGAAGAGACAAAAAAATAACGATCACTCTTTCTAAAAAGAGCATTGATTTCTTCAAGCAAATCTCGGAGGAAACAAATACTCCATATCAACAAATGATTCGTAAGGTCTTAGATACCTATACAGATCATTATGCAAAATGAGAAAAATGGACGCGCTGATATGCGGTTCCATCATCATTATAGTGTAATGTAAACCATGTTGAATTTCTTTCAAAATACGTTAATAGAATCGTCAATAAAAACTTTTTGAGGATGCCTAGTTACAGAATTTTAATAGTGTGTTACCCTATAAAAATAGGCGAAAAACAGGCAATCTATAATGGCTTTAATTCTTCTTGTGGTAATTGTGCAAGGAATATCGGGATTTTTGTAGGGCCTGTAGTTTTGACGCTTACAATACTTCCTGCCAATTCTTTATTATCTTCCGCATTCCATTCCTCCGTAAATATTTTCACGGAGAATAATACATTTTCAGATTTTTCCAAGAAGGGAAGAATTACCGCTTACGTTTATCTGAATCAAGTAGATAGAAAGAAACTTTTAATGTAAATTCCTCTGCGTGAATCTTTGGCAGTGTCCCTCCTGGGTCGATCGCAAATGGTATTTATAGTTCATTAAGAAGTTCCAACTAATTCTCCTGCAAGATGTTTACTGATATATCATTTATTCAGGCCAAGAAGATTTCTTGTCAGTATAATATTCTCATCCTTTTGCTGGATGTTTATTTTAAGATTCCTTAACGTTCTCTGAAAATTTTGTTTTTGATTATTTTCAAGCCACTCGAACCCAATTTCTTTTACAAATTTTAGTATCTCAGAGACACAATTGTTTTGGGAGTATTCATCAACCGAAAAGTCCGGATAATAGTTTTTATATCCCTCAGAATTGGGCCCATTTAGTGCTATAGCATCAAAATTGTCATATTCATGTCTTAATGCAA
This DNA window, taken from Sediminispirochaeta bajacaliforniensis DSM 16054, encodes the following:
- a CDS encoding CopG family antitoxin, with the protein product MRDEYDFSKMKSRKNPYAKKIKKQITIRLAVETIDYFKGLAEESGLPYQTLIDLYLDDCARNNKKMEVKWN
- a CDS encoding BrnT family toxin codes for the protein MISFEWDETKNAINIQKHGVSFEEAQSVFYDENAVEFFDESHSDLEDRFIMLGFSSHLRLLVVCHCIRKKESIIRIISARKATTNESKYYGG
- a CDS encoding DUF2442 domain-containing protein; amino-acid sequence: MYLGVKDVKPLQDYKLLLTFENDEVRYFDMYPYLDLGIFSELRDIAKFNAVSVKFDTIEWSNGADLDPEVLYSESSVEAPPFTYDQL